The genomic region CGGCACCCGGAATGTCTGGAACCTGTATGCCGATTGCGGTGCTTTCATCACCCCATTCGATGGCGATGGGATATTGCATGATGTTCTCCTGTGCGAGCAGGTTCATAGCAGGCCCGCCCGTTTCTTTATGCTTCTGATGGTCCCGAGTGGCAGATCCTTTTTGGGATGCGGTACGGGAATCGAGTGAGGGCTTTTCTCGTGTACGAAAACATGATGACTGCCTCTTATTCGTTGCAGCATCCAGCCCGCGGCCTCCAGTTCGGCGATCAAATCCCTGCTTTTCACCCTTGACTCCTTGATCAGGTCTGTCAAGGAAGCCTAGCTGTCGCTCTATCAGACAGCGATTTTAAAGGTGTGTCTAGAGTTATCTTTGTGAGGATGCTGCCGCTCGTCTTGCGCTCAGTCGAGATGAGGCGGCGGGGTCGTCGTTCAGCTCGTTTTCATCTAATCCCGTTGCTTTTTATTGCTATGGGCTATTTGCCCGTTCCTTCCATCGATTTATTGAAAAGCTTGCTAACAATTTTCTTTGACATTGGCTGCCTAGGCAGTAATATTCAGCCAACTATCTGCCTAGGCAGCTTTTTGGTGATTCTATGAAACATTTTCTGCCCAAAGACTTTCTCAGTTGCCATCTCGGCCTGCTCCTGGGGCGTACGGCGCTGCTCAAGGACCGGATCATCGACACCCACATGGTGCCGTACGGCATCACTGCGGCGCAGTTCAAGGTGTTGATCATCATGGCCCAACTGGCCGTCGACTCGCCGGCCGAGTTGTGCCGCTACCTGTCGATCGACAGCGGTTCCATGACGCGAATGCTCGACCGCCTGGAGCAGAAGGAATTGCTCGTTCGTCAGCGCTCCGAGGGTGATCGGCGCCAGGTGCGCCTGGTGCTGACAACGCAGGGCCAGGCGCTGACGGATCGGCTGCCGGAGATCGGTGCCGAGGCCATGAACGAATTGACCGGCGCGATCACCCGGGACGAGTTGCAGACCCTGGAGAACATTCTCAAGAAGATTTTGCTGGCAGCCGGTGACTCGATCACCCTGCAGCGGCTGGGTGAACAAAATGAACGGTAAGACCTTGCGCAGCGGTTTCAGTCTGGTGTTTCTGGCGATGGCCCTGGCGGGCTGTGCCAGTTATGAGGGCCTGACGACTTCTGGCGTTAGCCTAGATGCAAAGAATCTCAAGGCCGAGCAGTCGCTCAAGGGCATCACGCTGTCAGCGGCGGCCTGGCCTTCAAGCGACTGGTGGAAAAGTCTCGGTGATCCACAGCTTGACGGGCTGATCCAGGAGGCCCTGCATGACAGCCCGGACATGCAGGTCGCCAGTGCTCGGACCCATCAGGCCAGCGCCGCAGCCTATGCCGCCGATGCTGAGCGGATGCCGACCCTCGATGCCAGCGCCGGGGTGACCCGCTCCCGCCTGTCACGGGACCAGGACCCGAGAGGGCAGGGCGACGCTTACGGCACCGTGCGCACGCTGGGCATGAATTTCAATTACACCTTCGACCTCTGGGGCGGTCAGCGTGACGCCTGGGAAGCCGCACTCGGCCAGGCGCGAGCCGCCGAGGTCGACCAGCAGGCCGCGCGCCTGACCCTGGCCGGCGATGTGGCGAGGGCCTACAGCAACCTGGGTGAGGCCTATATCATCCATGACCTGGCCAACGATGACCTCAAGCGCACCCGGCAGATGCTCGAACTGGGTCAGCGCCGGCTGAGTGCCGGGATCGACAGCCATTACCAGTATCAGCAGACCGAAAGTCTGGCTGCCAGCTCCGAGGCGCAGGTGATTGATGCGCGCAAGCAACTGCAGAGTGCCAAGGTCGCCTTGGCGGTGCTGCTGGGCAAAGGCCCGGACCGTGGCAATGAGCTGGCCCGGCCGCACATTCTCCAGCCTGCAGTGATTGCGCTGCCTTCGAGCTTGCCTGCGGAACTGCTGGGGCGGCGTCCCGATCTGGTGGCTGCGCGCTGGCGGGTCGAGGCCGCGGGCAAGGACATCGCTGCCGGCAAGACGCGCTTCTATCCGAACCTCAACCTGAGCGCTGCAGCCGGGACCGAGGCTGTGTTGGGTGATGCGCTATTCGGCTCGGCCAGCCGTTTCTTCAACGTCGGGCCGAGCCTTTCGCTGCCGATCTTTGATGGCGGTCGTCTGCGCGCCGGGCTCGATGCCAAGGACGCCGACTACGACCTGGCGGTGGCGCAGTACAACCAGAGCCTGGTCAAGGCGCTGGGGGATGTCAGCGACACGATCCAGCAGTCACGCGAGATCGCCCGGCAGATCGCCGTCCAGCAGCATGCCGCCGATATCGCCCAGCAGTCTTACGACACCGTGGTTCAGCGTTATGGCGCTGGCATCGGCAACTACGTGGATGTGCTGACTATCGAGCAGACCCTGCTGCAGGCCCAGCGCCAACTGGCGCAATTGAATGCCCAGCAGATCGACCTTTCCATTCAGCTGATGCAGGCCCTCGGCGGCGGATTCCACGCCGAGAACATTGCCCTCGGTGCGTCGAGCCCGGCCGCACAGACTCATTAATTCAAGGTACTTGTCATGGCTACCCCTGCCCAAGAAAATGCAGTTGAAAACAATTCTGGCGCGACCAACTCCCGTAAACGCAAGGTCATGTTGCTCGTGCTCGCCCTGGTGGTCGTGCTCAGCGGCCTGGCGGTCTGGGGTTGGCATGAACTGTACGGCCGCTGGAGCGAAAGCACCGACGACGCCTATGTCAATGGCAACGTGGTGGAGATCACGCCGCAGGTGACCGGCACGGTGGTCAGTATTGGCGCCGATGACGGCGACCTGGTCCATGAGGGTCAGGTGCTGGTGAACTTCGATCCGAGCGACGCCCAGGTCGGCCTGCAGAGCGCCGAGGCCAATCTGGCCAAGACCGTGCGCCAGGTGCGGGGTCTGTACAGCAATGTCGATGGCATGAAGGCTCAGGTCGTCGCGCAGAAGACGGCCGTGCAGAAGGCCCAGGAAAACTTCACCCGCCGCAAGAATCTCGCCGCCAGCGGGGCCATCTCCCAGGAGGAGCTGTCCCATGCCCGTGACGACCTGACCTCGGCCCAGAGCGCCTTGAGCAACGCCCAGCAGCAACTCAACAGCAGCAACGCATTGGTCGACGACACCGTGGTCTCCAACCATCCCGATGTGAAGGCCGCCGCTGCGCAACTGCGTCAGGCCTATCTGGCGCACGCCCGGAGTACGCTGGTGGCGCCAGTGACCGGTTATGTCGCCAAGCGCACCGTGCAGCTCGGCCAGCGCGTGCAGCCGGGCGCGGCGTTGATGGCGGTGATTCCGCTGGATCAACTGTGGATCGATGCCAACTTCAAGGAAACCCAATTGCGCCAGATGCGTATCGGTCAGGCGGTGGATATCGAGGCTGATCTGTATGGCAGCGACGTGAAGTACAGCGGCACCATCGACAGCCTGGGCGCCGGTACCGGCAGCGCCTTTGCCCTGTTGCCGGCGCAGAACGCCACCGGCAACTGGATCAAGATTGTCCAGCGGGTGCCGGTACGCATCCACATCAATGCCGAAGAGCTGGTCAGGCATCCGCTGCGGGTCGGTTTGTCGACCCAGGTCGAGGTCGATCTGCATGACCAGAGCGGCCCGGTACTGGCTCAGCAACCGCCGCAGAAAGCTTCGTTCACCACCAATGTCTATCAGCAGCAACTGGCCGCCGCCGATGCGGTAATCAGTCGCCTGATCCATGAAAACAGCGCTATGCCGACCAAGACCGCACAGCGCTGAGTCGCCAATCCCCGGCTGCGACCCTGGCGGTCGCAGCGCCTGCCTCGTACCCAAGGATTCGCGATGAGTTCGAACGCATCATTTTCCCCGCCCAGCCTGTTGCTCAGTACCATCGGCCTGTCGCTGGCGACCTTCATGCAGGTGCTCGACACCACCATCGCCAACGTGGCATTGCCGACCATTTCCGGCAACCTGGGCGTGAGTTCGGAGCAGGGCACCTGGGTCATCACCTCGTTTGCCGTGAGCAACGCCATCGCTCTGCCGCTGACTGGCTGGCTGAGCCGGCGCTTCGGTGAGGTGAAACTGTTCATCTGGGCCACCCTGTTGTTCGTGCTGGCCTCGTTTCTCTGTGGGATTTCCACTTCGATGCCCGAGCTGGTGGGCTTCCGGGTGATTCAGGGGCTGGTGGCCGGACCGCTGTACCCGATGACCCAGACGCTGCTGATCGCGGTCTATCCGCCGGCGCGACGAGGCATGGCCCTGGCGTTGCTGGCGATGGTCACGGTGGTCGCGCCGATTGCCGGACCGATCCTCGGTGGCTGGATCACCGACAGCTACAGTTGGCCGTGGATCTTCTTCATCAACGTGCCGATCGGCATCTTTGCCGCCATGGTGGTCCGTCAGCAGCTCAAGGCGCGGCCGGTGGAGATCAGCCGCCAGCCGATGGATTATGTCGGTCTGCTGACCCTGATTATCGGTGTCGGCGCGCTGCAGGTGATCCTCGACAAGGGCAATGACCTGGACTGGTTCGAATCGAACTTCATCATTATCGGTGCGGTGATCTCGGTGGTCGCGCTGGCGGCGTTCGTGATCTGGGAAATGACCGACGAGCATCCAGTGGTCAACCTGCGCCTGTTCGCCTATCGCAACTTCCGCATCGGCACCCTCGTGCTGGTGCTCGGTTATTCCGGGTTCTTCGGGATCAACCTGATCCTGCCGCAGTGGCTGCAGACCCAGATGGGCTACACCGCGACCTGGGCGGGGTTGGCTGTGGCGCCGATCGGTATTCTGCCGGTGCTGATGTCACCCTTCGTCGGGAAATACGCCAACCGGGTCGATCTGCGTCTGCTGGCCGGGCTGGCATTCCTGGCGATTGGCCTGAGCTGCTTCATGCGCGCCGGGTTCACCAATGAGGTGGACTTCGAACATGTGGCGCTGGTGCAACTGTTCATGGGGATCGGCGTGGCGCTGTTCTTCATGCCGACCTTGAGTATCCTGATGTCCGACCTGCCGCCGCAGCAGATTGCCGACGGTGCTGGCCTCGCGACCTTCCTGCGTACGCTCGGCGGTAGTTTTGCCGCGTCGCTGACCACCTGGATCTGGATTCGCCGGGCGGATCAGCATCATGCTTACCTGAGTGAAAGCATTACCCCGTTCGATCCGGCGACGCGTGAGGCGTTGAACAATCTCGGGGGCGCAGGGAGCCAGGCCTACAGTCAATTGGACCAGATCCTCAGCAGTCAGGCGTACATGCTGTCGACGGTGGACTATTTCACCTTGCTGGGTTGGATGTTCATGGCCTTGATGCTGTTGGTGTGGCTGGCCAAGCCACCGTTCGCTGCCAAGGCCGGGCCGGAGGCTGCCGGGCATTAAGTCCCGTCAGGTCTATTCGCGGGCAAGCCCTGCTTCTGCAAGGTGGCATCGTATTCAATAACGGTGCCGTCCTGTAGGAGCAGGGCTTGCCCGCGAAGCTTTTAGCGGCTCAGTCAATCCAGCAGAGGGAGTGCCGGCGGTGGTGGGAAGTCGAAATGGGCCAACTGGAATCCCTGCTCATCCACCTGCAAGGCCCAACCCTGGTGATCCCAATCGCCCAGCACGATGCGTTTCGCCGCCTGGGTGCCCAGTTGCAGCTTGTGAATCGCCGGCCTGTGGGTGTGGCCGTGGATCAGGGTGTGTACGCCATATTGCTGCATGATCCGCGGGATTTCCTCGGGGGTCACGTCAACGATGTCGTTGGCTTTCATGCGGGTCTGGGCCCGACTTTCACTGCGCAGCTTGCGCGCCAGTTTGTGCCGGGTGCTCAGTGGCAGATGCCGCAGAATGAATAGCGTGATGGGGTTGCGCAGATAGCGCCGTAGGCGCATGTAGGCCTCGTCGCGGGTGCACAGACTGTCGCCATGCATCAACAGCACGGGCTCGCCATTGATCTGCACCACGCTTGGATCTTTCAACAAGGTGGCTCCGGCCGCCTTGCAGAAGGCGTTGCCGAGCAGGAAATCGCGATTGCCGTGCATCAGGAAAATCGGGGTGCCGCCATCGCTGACCTCGCGCAGTGCCGCGCAGATCGAACGTTGGAAGGGGGTCATGGCATCGTCGCCGATCCAGGCTTCGAAGAAGTCGCCAAGGATGTACAACGCTTGTGCCGAACGGGCGCGTCCAGCGAGGAAATCCAGAAACGCCCGGGTGATGTCCGGGCGCTCCTCTTCCAGATGCAAGTCTGAAATCAGCAGTATCACTCAATGATCTCGGCTTTCTCGATGATCACGTCTTCTGCCGGTACGTCCTGATGGCCTGCTTTCATGGTGGTCGCAACGCCCTTGATGCTGTCGACCACTTCGGTACCGGCGATCACTTTGCCGAATACCGCGTAACCCCAGCCTTGCACGGTCTTGGCGCTGTGGTTGAGGAAGCTGTTGTCGGTGACGTTGATGAAAAACTGCGCGGAAGCCGAATGCGGCTCCATGGTGCGGGCCATGGCGATGCTGTATTTCTCGTTCGGCAGGCCGTTGTCAGCTTCGTTCTGGATGCTTGGGCGCTTGTCTTTCTTTTCCTTCATGCCAGGCTCGAAACCGCCGCCCTGGATCATGAAGTTGCCGATGACGCGGTGGAATACGGTGTTCTCGTAGTGGCCAGCCTTGACGTACTCAACGAAGTTGGCAACGGTCAGCGGAGCTTTCTCGGCGTTCAGTTCGAGGACGATCTCGCCGTGGTTGGTGGTCAGTTTGACTTGAGTCATGGTAGCTATCGCTCTATTCAGGGAATTCGTGGAACGGTGGCCGGGCCCGTCGAAGGGCCGCGTCACAACCTGGGCGGGGAGTTTAACGTGCTTGCCGGGCATTTCGAGGGTTTTTATACCGCCGGTATTAAAAGATGGCCCTGTCAGGGGCTTGACGGGTTCGGCTATGATAGGGGTTTTGATTGACACGGCCTATCCGGGCCCCGCACTTGTTACGTCCAAGGATCTTATGAGCAAGCCCACTGTCGACCCTACTTCGAACGCCAAGACCGGCCCCGCTGTCCCGGTCAACTTCCTGCGCCCGATCATTCAGGCCGACCTGGATTCGGGCAAGCACACCCAGATCGTCACGCGTTTTCCGCCTGAGCCCAACGGTTATCTGCACATCGGCCATGCCAAGTCGATCTGTGTGAACTTCGGCCTGGCCCAGGAGTTCGGTGGCGTCACGCACCTGCGTTTCGATGACACCAACCCGGCCAAGGAAGATCAGGAATACATCGACGCGATCGAAAGCGACGTCAAGTGGCTGGGCTTCCAGTGGGCCGGCGAAGTGCGCTACGCCTCGCAGTATTTCGACCAGTTGCACGACTGGGCCGTCGAGCTGATCAAGGCCGGCAAGGCCTATGTCGATGACCTGACTCCCGAGCAGGCCAAGGAATACCGTGGCAGCCTGACCGAGCCTGGCAAGAACAGCCCGTTCCGCGATCGTTCGGTCGAGGAAAACCTCGACTGGTTCGCCCGCATGAAAGCCGGCGAGTTCAAGGATGGCGAGCGCGTGCTGCGGGCCAAGATCGACATGGCTTCGCCGAACATGAACCTGCGCGACCCGATCCTCTATCGTATTCGCCATGCTCACCATCACCAGACCGGTGACAAGTGGTGCATCTACCCGATCTACGACTTCACTCACGGCCAGTCGGATGCCATCGAAGGCATCACCCACTCCATCTGCACGTTGGAGTTCGAAAGCCATCGCCCGCTGTACGAGTGGTTCCTGGACAATCTGTCGGTGCCGTGCAAGCCGCGCCAGTACGAATTCTCGCGGCTGAACCTGAACTACACCATCACCAGCAAGCGCAAGCTCAAGCAACTGGTGGATGAGAAGCACGTCAACGGTTGGGACGATCCGCGCATGTCGACCCTGTCGGGCTTCCGTCGTCGCGGCTATACGCCCAAATCCATCCGCAACTTCTGCGAGATGGTCGGCACCAACCGTTCCGACGGCGTGGTGGACTTCGGCATGCTCGAATTCAGCATCCGTGACGACCTCGATCAGAGTGCGCCGCGCGCCATGTGCGTGCTGCGTCCGTTGAAGGTGGTGATTACCAACTACCCGGAAGGTCAGGTCGAGAACCTCGAGCTGCCTTGCCATCCGAAGGAAGACATGGGGGTTCGCCACTTGCCGTTCGCCCGCGAGATCTACATCGATCGTGACGACTTCATGGAAGAGCCGCCCAAGGGCTACAAGCGCCTTGAGCCGGCCGGCGAAGTACGCCTGCGCGGCAGCTACGTGATCCGTGCCGACGAAGCGATCAAGGACGCCGAGGGCAATATCGTCGAACTGCGTTGCTCCTACGACCCGGACACCCTGGGCAAGAACCCCGAGGGTCGCAAGGTCAAGGGCGTGATCCACTGGGTGCCGGCGGCGGCCAGCGTCGAGTGCGAAGTGCGCCTGTACGATCGTCTGTTCCGCTCGCCGAACCCGGAGAAGGCCGAAGACGGCGCCAGTTTCCTGGACAACATCAACCCTGACTCCCTGCAGGTCCTCACCGGTTGTCGTGCCGAACCTTCGTTGGGCAACGCACAGCCGGAAGACCGTTTCCAGTTCGAGCGCGAAGGCTACTTCTGCGCGGATATCAAGGACTCGAAACCAGGCGCCCCGGTATTCAACCGTACCGTGACCCTGCGCGACTCCTGGGGTCAGTGATTCAGTCAAGGAATTAACGTGCTTACGATCTACAACACGCTCACCAAGAGCAAAGAAGTCTTCAAGCCGCTGGATGGCAACAAGGTGCGCATGTACGTCTGCGGGATGACCGTGTACGACTTCTGCCACCTGGGCCACGGCCGCAGCATGGTTGCCTTCGACCTGGTGACCCGCTGGCTGCGTTTCAGTGGTTATGACCTGACCTATGTGCGCAACATCACCGACATCGACGACAAGATCATCAATCGGGCCAACGAGAACGGCGAGTCGTTCGAGGCGTTGACCGAACGCATGATCGCCGCGATGCACGAGGATGAAGCACGGCTGAACATCCAGAAGCCGGACATGGAGCCGCGTGCCACCGACCATATCGCTGGCATGCACGCGATGATCCAGACCCTGATCGACAAGGGTTACGCCTACGCACCGGGCAATGGCGACGTGTACTACCGCGTTGGCAAGTTCATGGGTTACGGCAAGCTGTCGCGCAAAAAGATCGAAGACCTGCGTATCGGTGCGCGGATCGAGGTCGACGAGTCCAAGCAGGATCCGCTGGACTTCGTCCTGTGGAAAGCCGCCAAGCCGGGTGAGCCGAGTTGGGAGTCGCCGTGGGGCGCCGGCCGTCCGGGTTGGCATATCGAATGCTCGGTGATGTCGACCTGCTGCCTGGGCGAGACGTTCGACATTCATGGTGGTGGCAGCGATCTGGAGTTCCCGCACCACGAGAACGAGATCGCCCAGAGCGAGGCGGCCACCGGCAAGACCTACGCCAATGCCTGGATGCACTGCGGCATGATCCGCATCAATGGCGAGAAGATGTCCAAGTCCTTGAACAACTTCTTCACCATTCGCGACGTGCTCGACAAGTACCATCCGGAAGTCGTGCGTTACCTGTTGGTGTCGAGCCACTACCGCAGCGCGATCAACTATTCGGAAGACAACCTCAAGGACGCCAAGGGCGCCCTGGAGCGTTTCTACCATGCGTTGAAAGGTCTGCCGAACGTGCCGGCGGCTGGTGGCGAGGCGTTCGTCGAGCGTTTCACCCAGGCAATGAACGACGACTTCGGCACGCCCGAAGCCTGCGCGGTGCTGTTCGAGATGGTGCGCGAGATCAACCGTCTGCGCGACATCGATGTCGAAGCGGCGGCAGGGCTGGCGGCACGTCTCAAGCAGTTGGCTGATGTGCTCGGCGTGTTGCAGTTGGAGGCCGACGAGTTCCTGCAGGCGGGTGCCGCAGGGCGTGTCGATGCGGCGCAGGTCGAGGCGTTGATCCAGGCGCGCCTGGCGGCGCGAGCCAACAAGGACTGGGCCGAATCCGACCGTATCCGCGACCAGATCACCGCCATGGGCGTGGTGCTGGAAGACGGCAAGGGCGGTACCACCTGGCGTCTGGCTGACTGAGCCGTGTGCTGAATAAACAGAAACCCGCCTTGTGCGGGTTTTTGTTTATGGGGTGCGAGAAACAACAAAGGCACCCGAAGGTGCCTTTGTTTTTTACTGCTGTCACCGATCAGGCGTGCAGCGACTCAGCCGCATACAAGGTGTTTTCCAGCAGGCAGGCGCGGGTCATCGGGCCGACGCCGCCCGGGACCGGCGTGATCCAGCCGGCGCGGGGCAGGGCGGTCTCGTAGACCACATCGCCCACCAGCTTGCCGTCTTCCTGACGGTTGATGCCGACGTCGATGACGATGGCACCTTCCTTGACCCACTCGCCCTTGACCAGGCCCGGCTTGCCGGCGGCTACCACCAGCAGGTCGGCACGACCGACATGGCCGGCCAGGTCCTTGGTGAAGCGGTGGGTCACGGTCACGGTGCAGCCCGCCAGCAGCAGTTCCATCGCCATGGGCCGGCCAACGATATTGGACGCGCCGACGATCACCGCATTCATGCCGTACAGGTCGGCACCGGTGCTTTCCAGCAGGGTCATGATGCCTTTCGGGGTGCAGGGGCGCAGCAGCGGTATACGCTGGGCCAGGCGTCCGACGTTATAAGGATGGAAACCGTCCACATCCTTGTCCGGACGAATGCGTTCCAGCAGTTTGGAGGCATCGAGGTGCTCGGGCAGGGGCAACTGAAGCAGAATGCCGTCGATGCTCGGGTCGTCATTCAGGCGGTCGATCAAGTCGGTCAGCGCCTGTTGCGTGGTTTCGCTAGGCAGGTCATAGGCTTGCGAAATGAAGCCGACCTCTTCGCAGTCCTTGCGTTTGTGCGAGACATAAACCTGGGAGGCAGGATCGCTGCCGACCAGGATCACCGCGAGGCCTGGCGTACGCAGACCCTGCTGGCGACGCTCGGCGACACGTTGAGCGATCTGCTGGCGCAGACGAGCGGCGATCGCCTTGCCGTCGATTAGTTGTGCTGTCATGACGCGTGATTAACCATCGAAAGGGGTGGAAAAAGAGCGCACATTCTCGCACGCCAAGGCGCGAGGGCAAAGGCGCTTGGTCTGGATATTCCCCTAACTCCTTTATATTTCTAAATTTTTTTCAAAAAAGAGTTGACGACTTTCCGGCTCGTCTATAACATTCGTCGCACTTGTCGGGCACAGCCTAGCACTGGTTGAGAAGGTCGAGCTGAATAGGCGGATGTTAGAGTCTAGCTCAGCAAGATTGAAGCTCTTAGTTTGTAGTCATAGTAGAGTACAAATTAATAAGGCGCCCGTAGCTCAGCTGGATAGAGCATCCGCCTTCTAAGCGGATGGTCGCAGGTTCGAGTCCTGCCGGGTGCGCCATTAGGCAGCTTTGGCACAAGTAGCGCAATATGGTGGGCGTAGCTCAGTTGGTAGAGCACAGGATTGTGACTCCTGTTGTCGTGGGTTCGATCCCCATCGTCCACCCCATATTCGAATAAAGACGCCAGATTAATAATCTGGCGTCTTTGCTTTAACGGTTTTACCCGCGGACGTGGTGGAATTGGTAGACACACTGGATTTAGGTTCCAGCGCCGCGAGGCGTAAGAGTTCGAGTCTCTTCGTCCGCACCATATTGGCTTCACATACAAAAGACGGCGCAGCACCTGAATAAGGGCTGCGCCTTTTTTGTTTAAGGTTCCGGCGGATTCTGCGATGCGGTCTCTCCAGGTGCCTGTGCCTGGTTGCGGTCTTGTTGTTGCTGGATGCTGCCGGTTCTGCGTTCGGTCTGTTTGGCGGGCCGATTGCCGGGGTTCCGGTCGGTGGCCTCTTCTGTCTTGAAAGAGGGCGGCGAGGGCTCTGGCACAAGTGATTGCGTGTTGTCGGAAAAGGACGCCAACAGCCTGTTCCGACGAATAATTACCGGCTGTTTCCTGCTCGTTTTCAGCGGGGTGACTTCTTGAGTATGACCCACTAGAATGCATGCCCTTGCTTCTGAGGTCGGAAACGGCCGGCTAACGTCTGTGCAACGAGGAATATCCATGCAAGTTTCTGTTGAAAATACATCGGCTCTTGAGCGCCGCATGAGCATCACCGTGCCAGCTGAGCGCATCGAGACCCAGGTCAACAAGCGTCTGCAGCAGACTGCCCAAAAGGCCAAGATTGCAGGCTTCCGTCCTGGCAAGGTGCCAATGAGCGTGATCCGTCAGCGTTACGAAGCTGATGCCCGTCAGGAAGCGGTAGGTGACGTGATCCAGGCTTCCTTCTATGAAGCAGTGGTCGAGCAGAAGCTGAACCCTGCCGGTCAGCCTTCGGTCGAGCCGAAAGTGCTGGAGAAAGGCAAGGACCTGGAATACATCGCTACCTTCGAAGTGTTCCCCGAGTTCACCGTTGCCGGTTTCGATTCCATCGCCGTCGAGCGCCTGAGCGCCGATGTGGCTGATGCCGATCTGGACAACATGCTGGAAATCCTGCGCAAGCAGAACACCCGTTTCGAAGTGGCCGAGCGTGCTGCCCAGAACGAAGACCAGTTGAACATCGATTTCGTGGGCAAGGTCGACGGCGAAGTATTCGCTGGCGGCTCCGCCAAGGGCACCCAACTGGTTCTGGGTTCCAACCGCATGATCCCGGGCTTCGAAGAGGGTCTGGTGGGTGCAAAGGCCGGTGAAGAACGTGTTCTGAACCTGACCTTCCCAGAGGATTACCAGAACCTCGACCTGGCTGGCAAAGCCGCCGAGTTCACCGTGACCGTGAACACCGTTTCCGCGCCGACCCTGCCTGAGCTGAACGAAGCCTTCTTCGCCCAGTTCGGTATCAAGGAAAGCGGCCTGGACGGCTTCCGCACCGAAGTTCGCAAGAACATGGAGCGCGAACTGCGTCAGGCGATCAAGTCCAAGGTCAAGAACCAGGTAATGGACGGCCTGCTGGCTGCCAACCCGATCGAAGTGCCGAAAGCGCTGCTGGAGAACGAAGTGAACCGTCTGCGCGTGCAGGCTGTTCAGCAGTTCGGCGGCAACATCAAGCCTGACCAACTGCCGGCTGAACTGTTCGAAGAACAAGCCAAGCGCCGCGTCGTGCTGGGCCTGATCGTCGCTGAAGTGGTCAAGCAATTTGACCTCAAGCCTGACGAAGACCGCGTTCGCGAACTGATCCAGGAAATGGCCTCGGCCTACCAGGAGCCAGAGCAAGTTGTGTCCTGGTACTACAAGAACGAACAGCAACTGAACGAAGTTCGTT from Pseudomonas asplenii harbors:
- a CDS encoding type II toxin-antitoxin system HicA family toxin, whose amino-acid sequence is MKSRDLIAELEAAGWMLQRIRGSHHVFVHEKSPHSIPVPHPKKDLPLGTIRSIKKRAGLL
- a CDS encoding MarR family winged helix-turn-helix transcriptional regulator; this translates as MKHFLPKDFLSCHLGLLLGRTALLKDRIIDTHMVPYGITAAQFKVLIIMAQLAVDSPAELCRYLSIDSGSMTRMLDRLEQKELLVRQRSEGDRRQVRLVLTTQGQALTDRLPEIGAEAMNELTGAITRDELQTLENILKKILLAAGDSITLQRLGEQNER
- a CDS encoding efflux transporter outer membrane subunit; protein product: MNGKTLRSGFSLVFLAMALAGCASYEGLTTSGVSLDAKNLKAEQSLKGITLSAAAWPSSDWWKSLGDPQLDGLIQEALHDSPDMQVASARTHQASAAAYAADAERMPTLDASAGVTRSRLSRDQDPRGQGDAYGTVRTLGMNFNYTFDLWGGQRDAWEAALGQARAAEVDQQAARLTLAGDVARAYSNLGEAYIIHDLANDDLKRTRQMLELGQRRLSAGIDSHYQYQQTESLAASSEAQVIDARKQLQSAKVALAVLLGKGPDRGNELARPHILQPAVIALPSSLPAELLGRRPDLVAARWRVEAAGKDIAAGKTRFYPNLNLSAAAGTEAVLGDALFGSASRFFNVGPSLSLPIFDGGRLRAGLDAKDADYDLAVAQYNQSLVKALGDVSDTIQQSREIARQIAVQQHAADIAQQSYDTVVQRYGAGIGNYVDVLTIEQTLLQAQRQLAQLNAQQIDLSIQLMQALGGGFHAENIALGASSPAAQTH
- a CDS encoding efflux RND transporter periplasmic adaptor subunit, translating into MATPAQENAVENNSGATNSRKRKVMLLVLALVVVLSGLAVWGWHELYGRWSESTDDAYVNGNVVEITPQVTGTVVSIGADDGDLVHEGQVLVNFDPSDAQVGLQSAEANLAKTVRQVRGLYSNVDGMKAQVVAQKTAVQKAQENFTRRKNLAASGAISQEELSHARDDLTSAQSALSNAQQQLNSSNALVDDTVVSNHPDVKAAAAQLRQAYLAHARSTLVAPVTGYVAKRTVQLGQRVQPGAALMAVIPLDQLWIDANFKETQLRQMRIGQAVDIEADLYGSDVKYSGTIDSLGAGTGSAFALLPAQNATGNWIKIVQRVPVRIHINAEELVRHPLRVGLSTQVEVDLHDQSGPVLAQQPPQKASFTTNVYQQQLAAADAVISRLIHENSAMPTKTAQR
- a CDS encoding DHA2 family efflux MFS transporter permease subunit, translating into MSSNASFSPPSLLLSTIGLSLATFMQVLDTTIANVALPTISGNLGVSSEQGTWVITSFAVSNAIALPLTGWLSRRFGEVKLFIWATLLFVLASFLCGISTSMPELVGFRVIQGLVAGPLYPMTQTLLIAVYPPARRGMALALLAMVTVVAPIAGPILGGWITDSYSWPWIFFINVPIGIFAAMVVRQQLKARPVEISRQPMDYVGLLTLIIGVGALQVILDKGNDLDWFESNFIIIGAVISVVALAAFVIWEMTDEHPVVNLRLFAYRNFRIGTLVLVLGYSGFFGINLILPQWLQTQMGYTATWAGLAVAPIGILPVLMSPFVGKYANRVDLRLLAGLAFLAIGLSCFMRAGFTNEVDFEHVALVQLFMGIGVALFFMPTLSILMSDLPPQQIADGAGLATFLRTLGGSFAASLTTWIWIRRADQHHAYLSESITPFDPATREALNNLGGAGSQAYSQLDQILSSQAYMLSTVDYFTLLGWMFMALMLLVWLAKPPFAAKAGPEAAGH
- the lpxH gene encoding UDP-2,3-diacylglucosamine diphosphatase — protein: MILLISDLHLEEERPDITRAFLDFLAGRARSAQALYILGDFFEAWIGDDAMTPFQRSICAALREVSDGGTPIFLMHGNRDFLLGNAFCKAAGATLLKDPSVVQINGEPVLLMHGDSLCTRDEAYMRLRRYLRNPITLFILRHLPLSTRHKLARKLRSESRAQTRMKANDIVDVTPEEIPRIMQQYGVHTLIHGHTHRPAIHKLQLGTQAAKRIVLGDWDHQGWALQVDEQGFQLAHFDFPPPPALPLLD
- a CDS encoding peptidylprolyl isomerase, which encodes MTQVKLTTNHGEIVLELNAEKAPLTVANFVEYVKAGHYENTVFHRVIGNFMIQGGGFEPGMKEKKDKRPSIQNEADNGLPNEKYSIAMARTMEPHSASAQFFINVTDNSFLNHSAKTVQGWGYAVFGKVIAGTEVVDSIKGVATTMKAGHQDVPAEDVIIEKAEIIE